The following DNA comes from Mycobacterium sp. MS1601.
CCGTGGCCACCAAACCCACCCGCGTGCGTGCCCACACCCCGTTGATCGTCATCTTCGGGCCACTGCTGATGTCGCTTCTGCTGATCGCGACCGGCGCCATTCTCGACGTCGCCGGCATCCACACCCCGGTGGTGACTTTCCTGTCACAGCCCGTTGTGGCCTTGCTGCTCGGTCTCATCGGCACCAGCCTGATCGGACGGTATGCCTTCGGCGCCCAGCACATCGAGCGCGCCATCGCCACCGGCTTCAAAGAGAGCGGTCAGATCCTCATCCTCACCGGTGTCGGTGGATCGTTGGCCGCGACCATCAAGGCCACCGGACTCGGTGACATCCTGGGGCAGTACTTCACCGCCAGTCACGCTGCGCCGCTGCTGATGGTGTGGGCGGTGGCCGCAGTGCTGCACATTGCCGTCGGCTCGGTCACCATCTCGGCGATCACGGCAGCGGGCATCCTGGCGCCGGTGGTCCCGATCCTCGGCATCGACCCGGTGATGCTGGCACTTGCGGCCGGCGCGGGCTCGCTGTTCGCCGTCCACGTCACCAGCAACACCTTCTGGCTGCTGCAGTCGCTGCTGGGGCAGAGTTCCCGCGGCACGCTCAAAACCTGCACCGTCGGCGTCTCGGTGGCGTCCGTGGTGGCCATCCTGTTGATCCTGCCGATGAGCGCGCTGGTCTGACCAGCTGCAGAAGAGGAGGAAAGTTGATGTCCGACAGCACTATTCGACCGCTCGACGGTGTTCGTGTCCTCGAACTCGGCAACTACATCGCCGCCCCCACCGCGGGGCGAATGCTGGCCGACTTCGGTGCCGAGGTCATCAAGGTGGAACGGCCCGAGACCGGCGACGAACTGAGGAACTGGCGCCTCTACGCCGGCACCACGTCGATGCTCTTTCGCACCATCAACCGGAACAAGAAGTCCATCGTGCTCGACCTCAAGACCGACCGAGGTCGCCAACTGGTGCTGGACCTGGTGCGGCACTGCGACGTGCTGCTGGAGAACTTCCGGCCCGGCACCCTGGAAAAATGGGGCCTGGGACCGGAGGTGCTCAACGAGGCCAACCCCGATCTGGTGATCACCAGGATCTCGGCGTTCGGCCAGACCGGACCGCTGTCGAAGCGTCCCGGATTCGCCGCCGTCGCCGAAGCCGTCGGCGGCCTGCGCGAACTCGTCGGCGACCCCGACCGCCCCCCGGTGCGTGTCGGGGTGTCGATCGGCGACTCGATCGCCGGGATCTATGCGGCCTTCGGCACCGTCATGTCGCTGTTCCAGCGCGAGGCCAACCGGAACTCCGGTGGTGCGCCAATCGAGTTGCAGCAGCGCATCATCGACGTCGCACTCAACGAGTCCATCCTGTCGGTGATGGAGTCCCTGGTGCCGGACTATCTCGCCTACGGGGTGAAGCGGGAACGTGTCGGCGGGCGGATGGAAGGTATCGCCCCCACCAACGCCTACCCCTGCAGCGACGGGGCCAGCATCATCATCGCGGGCAACGGTGACGGGATCTACGGCCGGTACATGCAGCTCATCGGCAGGCCGGATCTGGCCGGCGACCCTGACCTGCAGACCAACGCCGGACGGTGGTTACGGCGTGACGAACTGGACGCCGCGATCGGCGAGTGGACCCGTCGGCACACTCGCGACGAGGCACTGGCGCTGCTCGACGAGGCCGGGGTGCCGTCCGGCCCCATCTACACCGCGGCCGATATCTGCACCGACCAGCAGTACGCCGCACGAAACATGATCCAGGACTTCGCCGTCGACGCCGGCGGGGATCATCTGTCCACCGTGGGATTTCCCGGCATCGTTCCGGTGATCGGCCAAGCCTCACTTCCCATCCGCAACGTAGGACCGGATCTGGGTGAGCACACCGAGGACGTGCTCACCGAACTGCTCGGCAGCGACGCGACCACAGGAGCGCACGAATGACGCATCCCTACTCACCCCGCGCCGGACTTCGTGACGTCACCTTGCGTGACGGCCTGCAGTTGACCGGCAAACTGCTGTCCACCGAGCGCAAGGTCGAGATCGCCAGGCAGTTACTGGCATTCGGGGTTCCGGAGCTGGAGATCGGCTCGATGGCCCGCGGGGACCTGGTGCCGCCGATGGCCAACACCCTCGACGTCATCGGCGAGCTCACCTCCGAGGAACTGGAACGCTGCTGGGTCTGGGTCGCCACACCGCGTCACATCGAGAAGGCCGCCGCTGCCGGAGCCCGCCGGTTCCAGTACTGCCTGTCGGCCTCGAATGCGCACAACCAGGCCAACATCGGGCGTCCCACCGAGACCAGCATCGCGGCCTTCCCCGACGCGGCACGCATCGCCCACGATGTCGGGGGTTCCATCGAACTGTGCATCGCCACCGCGTTCACCTGCCCCTTCGAGGGTGAGGTTGCGCTGGAATCGGTGATCGCCATCGCCGATGACCCCCGCACGGAAGGAGCCGCCGACCTGGTGCTGTGCGACACCCTGGGTCAGGCGGTGCCGGCCCAGGTGACCGCACTGTTCGACGCGGCACGGACGCGGACACCCCAGCGACGCTTGGTGTTCCACGGACACGACACCTGGGGCCTCGGTGTGGCGAACACGCTGGCCGCCATCAACGCCGGGGCAGAACTGGTGGACGGCTCCCTGGGCGGTCTCGGAGGTTGCCCCTTCGCGCCCGGCGCCAGCGGCAACACCTCGAGCGAGGACCTGCTGTTCGCCACCCAGCCGCACTGGTTCACCCCGGACACCTTGGCGGCCATGGTGGGACTCACCGACACGATGCTGGCCGAGCTCGGCGAACCCAACCGCTCCAAGACCGCCCAGGGCGCCCGCTCGGAGGCACTTGCCTTCCCGTGGGTGATGGCCGCCGAAACCGCCTGATGTCGAACGATTCGCCGGACACCGCCACCCGCCGTCACCGGCAGGCGTTGACGCTCACGCGACGATTCGTCCGCCGAGGGTTCGGGTGACCTGCTCGGCATACCCGACCAGCAGGTCCACCCATTCCTCGCATTTCGCCAGCGGCAGCCGCAGGGTGGGGCCGCTGATCATCAGGGCACCGACCACGTCTCCGGCCGAGTCGAACACCGGAGCCGACAGGCCCGACGCGGAATCCTCGCGCTCACCCGCACTGATGGCATAACCGTCGGCCCGCGCCTTCGCGATCAGGGTGCGCAGTTCGTCGGCACTGGTGACCGTCGTGTCCGTCATCGACTCCAGCGGCCCGGCCAGGATCTGTTCGGCCAGATGGGGATTCCACGCCAGCAGCACACGCCCGGCAGACCCGACGTGCAGCGGGATGATCTTGCCGACGTGCATCTCCCGCCGCAGTGCATGGCGCGTCTCGGCAATGGCCACGCACACCCGGTACCTGTCCTCGACCCGGAAGAAGCACGCGGTTTCGCCTGTGGTGTCGCGTATTTCGGCGAGCACCGGCTTGAGGATGGTCAGGATGTCGAGATCCTTCATCGCGGATGCGGCCCAGTACGCCATCCGGGTCCCGATTCGTACCTGATCGCCCACCCGGTCCAGGAAACCCTGGGCGGCCATGTTGGTCACCAGCCGCTGCACCGTGGACGTCGGCAGTCCTGTGGCCTGCTGGAGCTCACCCAATGTCATCGACGGTTTCGACAGCGAGAACGCGTCCAGGATCTCGGTGATCTTGCCGAGCACCAGCAGTGGTTTGTGCTTGCTGGCGGAGTCATCGGCATCGATTGACATCCAGCTATTTTACGCAGCCGCTTCCTCAGTCCCGGCTGCGCTTGGAGAACCGGCCTTCGGTCACGTCGTCCCACTTCTCGTAGACGGTGGCCACCTGCGGGTTGCCCTGCTCCCGGATCCAGTCGCAGGTGGCCCGGTCCGTCGAGGGGTTGGTGACGATGATGGTGTGCAGCTCGGGGCGTTCCTCGGCCAGCGCGCGCAGCCGCTCCGGTGGTGTCGAGGGATCGGCTGCCCGCAGCGCATCCAGCGGGTCGGGCAGCGCACCGCGGGGTGCGTCATAGGCCGCCAACTGCGAATCCTCTTCGGGTACATCTCGTTTGGTGTTCAACAGCAGATTGAGCACGATCGCGGTGATGGCACCGGCGGAGATGCCGGAGTGGAAGACGGTCTGGAACCAGTCCGGGAACTGGTAGTACAGGTCGAGTGCGACGTTGACGGGCGTGTCGGCGATCTCGCGGTTGGTGTAGTACAGCTTGGCCTCGGTCAGCATCGCGACACCCACCGAGATGGCCACCACCAGGATGTTGGTGTTGTCGAATTTCACCTTGGTCAGCGTGCGCACGCCACTGGCGGCCACCATGCCGAACAGAGCGACACCCGCACCCCCGAGTACGGGCAGCGGGATGCCTTCGACCACCGCCGCCATCTTCGGCAGCAAGCCCAGCAGCACCAGGATGACACCGGCGACGGTCGCCACGTGGCGGGTCTTGACACCGGTGATGGCCACCAGACCGACGTTCTGCGCGAACGCCGTGTAGGGGAAGGTGTTGAAGACGCCGCCGATGACGGTGCCCAGCCCGTCGGCCCGCAGTCCGTCGGCCAGCCGCTGCGGGGTGATCTTCTCGTCGACGATCTCGCCGACGGCCACGATGTCACCCGTGGTCTCCGTCATGATCACGATCGCCACGATCAGCAGGGCGATGATGGAGCTGACCTGGAAGGACGGCAGCCCGAACTGGAACGGCGCGACGAATCCCACCCAGTCGTAGTCACCCATGTGGCTCCAGTCGGTCATCCCCAGCGGGATCGCCACGACGGTGCCGATCATCAGACCCAGCAGGATCGACACCCGGCGCATGCCCTCAGGGGCGAACCGCTCGATAGCGATGATCACCACGAGGGTGAAGAACCCCATCCCGATGGCCTTGGGGTCACCGAAGCTGGGCCCGGTGCCGCCGCCGAACCAGCCGGCCGCCACCCGCATCAGCGACACCCCGATGATCAGGATGATGGTGCCCGTGACCAGCGGCGGGAAGAACCGGATGAGCCTGCCGAACACCGGCGCCAGCAGCATCATGAACAGACCGCACGCGATCACCGAGCCGTAGATGGCCGTCACACCGTGGGTGGTGCCGATGGTGATCATCGGACCCACGGCGGCGAACGTCACCCCTTGCATCAGCGGCAGGCGCACCCCGAACCGCCAGAAACCGACCGCCTGGATGATGGTCGCGATACCGGCGACGAACAGGTCGGCCATGATCAGGTGCACGATGTCGGACTGCTGCAGCTGACCGGCGCCCACCATGGCGCCGCCCACGATCAGCGGCACCGCCACCGCGCCGGCGTACATGGCCAGCACGTGCTGGATGCCCAGCGGGAGCAGCCGCTTCAGCGGGGGGATGTCGTCGACGGGGCGCTGCGCCGGCCGCCCTTCGGTGACAATTTTCGCCAGGGTCATTGCGTCATCTTTGGTGCCCCGCGTTTCGTGAACTTTCCGCAGCGATGACCGCTGTATTACATGGTTACCGGCGTTCGTGCAGTTGTAGCAGCGTCCACGCCGCGATCGACTGGGCGTCGGTGATCTCTCCGGAGCGGATCATCGCCTCGACCGCGGCGCGCTCGAACCAGGCGCTGCGCAGATCCTGCTCCTCGAGCTCCAGTTCGGGCTCGCCCTCGGTGAGGCCCGTGGCCAAGAACACCCGCCCGCGCTGGCTGCTCATTCCCGGTGCGACGTCCAACATCCCCAGCGGTGTCATGGTGGTCGCCCGCAGCCCGGTCTCCTCGCGCAGCTCGCGCTCGGCCAGTTCAGCGGGCTCCAGTTCCGCACGGTCGGGTGCGGTGCCCTGGGGAAACTCCCACCGCCGCAACCCGAGGGGGTAGCGGAACTGCTCCACCAGCCGGAAGGAATCCTCGTGGCGGGCGATGATCAGCGCATACGTGGGCTTGTCCACCACACCGTAGATTCCGGTGGACCCGTCGGGCCGGTGAATCGTGTCTTCGCGCAACGTCATCCAGGCGTTGCGGTAGGCCTCGCGAGTACCGGTGCACCGGATGTGATTCATGCGGCCATTATCGCCGGGTAGCGTCTTGTGCGTGCTGTTGGCATCTCTGAACCCGTCTGCGGTCGCCGGTGGCGCCGACATCCCGAACGCCGTGACCGTCGGCGACACCACGCTGAGTCGCAGCGACCTGCTCGGTGCGGCGACGTCGGTCGCCGAACGGGTGGGCGGGGCGTCGCGCGTCGCCATCCTGGCCACGCCCTCGGTGACGACGGTGCTGGCGGTGACCGGGTGCCTGATTGCCGGCGTCCCGTTCGTCCCGGTGCCGCCGGACGTGGGCGTCGCCGAGCGAGCCCACATCCTGTCCGACTCGAAGGCGCAGGGCTGGCTGGGCGAGGTGCCCGACGATGCAGGCGGGCTGGGGCACATCCCGGTGCGGGTGCACGCCCGCTCCTGGCATCGTTACGCCGAGCCGCACCCCGACCGCGCCGCGTACATCATGTACACCTCCGGGACCACCGGTGCGCCCAAGGGTGTGCAGACCTCTCGACGGGCCGTGGCTGCCGATATCGACGGCCTCGCCGCGGCCTGGCAGTGGAGCCCCGACGACGTGCTGGTGCACGGGCTGCCGCTGTTCCACGTCCACGGCCTGGTGCTGGGCCTGCTGGGGTCCCTGCGAATCGGAAACCCCTTCGTGCACACCGGAAAACCCAAGCCGGAGCTGTATGCGGCCGCTGGCGGCACCATGTACTTCGGAGTGCCGACGGTGTGGTCACGGGTGGTTGCCGACCCGTCCGCGGCGCGGGCACTCTCAGCAGCGCGATTGCTCGTCTCCGGTAGTGCCGCGCTGCCGGTGCCGGTGTTCTCCCGCCTGGTTGAACTGACCGGACACACCCCCATCGAGCGGTACGGCAGCACCGAGTCGCTGATCACGCTGAGCACGCGCGTCGACGGTGAACGTCGCCCCGGCTGGGTCGGTCTCCCGGTGGCGGGAGTGCAGACCCGGCTGGTGGACGAGGCCGGAGCTGATGTTCGGCACGACGGAGAAACTCTGGGGCAGTTGGTGGTTCGCGGACCGATGCTGTTCGACAAGTACCTGAACCGCCCCGAGGCCACCGCTGAGGTGCTCGACGACGACGGCTGGTACCGCACCGGTGACATCGCCGTCATCGATGACACCGGCATGCACCGCATTGTCGGTCGTGAGTCCGTGGACCTGATCAAGTCGGGCGGCTACCGCATCGGAGCCGGTGAGATCGAGACGGCTCTGCTGGGGCATCCCGGAGTGTCCGAGGCCGCGGTGGTGGGTGTGCCCGATGACGACCTGGGGCAACGGATTGTCGCCTACGTGGTGGGAACCGCCACGCCGGAGGAGTTGATAACCCATGTCGGCGAACAGCTTTCGGCGCACAAGCGCCCACGTGAGGTGCGTCTGGTCGACGAGTTGCCGCGCAACGCGATGGGCAAGGTGCTCAAGAAGGAGCTGATGCGATGAGCCTTCGTTTGACCGAGGTGTGCATCGACGCGGTCGACGTCCACAGCCTCGGCCACTGGTGGTCGGAGGTTCTGGGCTGGCCGTCCGAGGTCACCGAGGACGGCGACGTGCAGTTGAGCCCGCCCGACGGAGGACCGGTCTGGCTGTTCCTGCCGGTGCCGGAGGGCAAGAGTGTCAAGAACCGCCTGCACTTCGACTTCACCCCTGACGATCAGCAGGCCGAGGTGACCCGACTGGTCGATCTCGGAGCGCGGCACGTCGACATCGGGCAGGGCGAGCAGTCCTGGGTGGTGCTCGCCGATCCCGAGGGCAACGAGTTCTGCGTGCTGTCAGCCCGCAGCTGACTCATGCTCGCCGCCCTAGTTGGCGTGCAGTGCCTCGTTGAGGGTGATGCCCTTGCCCTCGCGGGTGACGACCTCGACCGCGCCAGTCAGCGAATTGCGGCGGAACAGCAGGTTGTTGGCGCCGGAGAGCTCGCGCGCCTTGACCGTCTTGCCGTCACTCAGGGTCACTTTGGTGCCCGCGGTGACGTACAGCCCGGCCTCGATCACGCAGTCGTCGCCCAGCGAGATGCCCAGCCCGGCGTTGGCGCCCAGTAGGCACCGCTTGCCCACGGAGATGACCTCGCTGCCACCACCGGACAGGGTGCCCATGATGGATGCGCCGCCGCCGATGTCGGAGCCGTCGTCCACCACCACGCCCGCCGAGATGCGGCCTTCGACCATCGACGAGCCCAGCGTGCCGGCGTTGAAGTTCACAAAGCCCTCGTGCATCACCGTGGTCCCCGACGCGAGGTGTGCGCCGAGGCGGACGCGGTCGGCGTCGGCGATCCGCACCCCGGCGGGAACCACGTAGTCGACCATGCGGGGGAACTTGTCGACGCCGTACACCGTCACCGGTCCACGCTTGCGCAGCTTCGCCCGGACGAACTCGAAGCCCTCGACCGCGCAGGGGCCGTAGTTGGTCCACACCACATTGGCCAGCAGCCCGAAGAAGCCGGCGGCGTTGAGCCCGTGCGGCGGGACCAGGCGGTGCGAAAGCAGATGCAGCCGCAGATAGACGTCGTAGGCGTCCGCGGGGCGTCGTCGAGGGAGCCGATCGAGGTGCGTACCAATACCGTCTGCACGTCGCGGTCGTCGTCGCGACCGGTGAGTTCGGCCAGCTCCGCGGTGGCCTCGGCCACCGAGAGCTGCACGGTGCCAGGCACATCGACATCACCGAGTTCCGGCGCGGGGAACCAGGCGTCGAGCACAGTTCCGTCGGCCGCCAGCGTTGCCACACCAATACCCGAAGCTCCAGTCACGATGCACCAGGCTACTGGATGCGCCCGGGCCGTTACGCTGGCACATTGTGCTGGACTTACGCGGTGACCCCATCGCCCTGACCGCAGCGTTGGTGGACATCCCGAGCGAATCGCGCCACGAGAGTCGCATCGCCGACGAGGTGGAGAACGCGCTGCGCGGGCAGGCCTCGGGCTTCGAGATCATCCGCAACGGCAACGCCGTGCTGGCCCGCACCCAGTACGGACTGCCCACCAGGGTGATGCTGGCCGGGCATCTGGACACCGTGCCCGCCGCCGACAATGTGCCGTCGCGCCGCGAGGGCGAGATCCTGCACGGCTGCGGCACCGTCGACATGAAGGCCGGGGACGCGGTGTTCCTACACCTGGCCGCCACCATCGACAAGCCGGCCCACGACCTGACCCTGGTGTTCTACGACTGCGAGGAGATCGAGGCCTCGGCCAACGGGCTGGGTCGCATCGAACGGGAGCTGCCGGACTGGTTGCATGCCGACGTCGCGGTACTCGGTGAGCCTTCCGACGGCTTCATCGAGGCCGGCTGCCAGGGCACCCTGCGGGTGGTCGTCAGCGCCACCGGCACCCGGGCGCACTCGGCACGATCCTGGTTGGGCGACAACGCCATTCACAAGTTGTCCGGTGTGCTGGCCCGGTTGTCGCAGTACCGTGCCCGCGACGTGGACATCGACGGCTGCGTCTACCGGGAAGGCATGTCTGCGGTGCGGGTGGACGGGGGAGTGGCGGGCAACGTGATCCCCGACGCCGCCTCGGTGACGGTGAACTTCCGGTTTGCGCCCGACCGCACCCCGGCGCAGGCGCTCGACCACGTGCGCGAGGTGTTCGACGGCCTGGACGTGACCATCGAACAGACCGACGCCGCCGCCGGCGCCCTGCCCGGCCTGCAGATGCCGGCCGCGGCTGCGCTGGTCAAAGCGGCGGGCGGGCAGGCCCGCGCCAAGTACGGCTGGACCGACGTCGCCCGGTTCGCCGCCCTGGGCATTCCTGCGGTGAACTATGGCCCGGGAGATCCGAACCTGGCCCACCGCCGCGACGAGCGGGTGCACGTCGGGCAGATCACCGCCGCCGTCGACATGCTGCGCGGCTACCTCACCGCAGCCGCTTCGGACTGACACTGCCGATCACCTCAACGTCGTCGCGGTTTCGGTGACCAACCGGTGCAGTGCGGCGTCGGCGCGGGAGTCGCCCAACTCGGACGCATCACGCCAGGCCAGGATCGCCACGCAGTGCTGCCCGGACCGTTCGGCGGTCTGAGCGGCTTGCCTGGCCGCGGCGATCGCGCCGTGCTGGTCATGGGCCGCCGCCAACCGCCACGCCCGTGCCAATCCGAGTTCGGGGGCGAACAACGCCGACTTGGTGCCGTGCCGGGACTCTGCCCGCGACAACGCTTTTGCCGCTTCCGCCAGCTCGCCGGACCGGGCCAGCGCGGTCGCGAGCAACATCAGTGCCAGTGGGCCCCACGAATAGCCGGTGCGATCAAGAATCGGTGCGGCCGCACTCAGCAGCTTCGCGGCCGCCGCGTCGTCACCGCGGCGCATCAGCACCGACGCCAGCAGGACGTCGGCGATCGAGGTCGCGGGTTGCCCGCCGGACGTCAGGGCCCGCGCGGTGGTGTCGGCGTCCTCGAGCGCGCCTGCCATGGTCGACGTGGTGATCCGTGCCAGCCCGATGGTGTAGCGCAG
Coding sequences within:
- a CDS encoding CaiB/BaiF CoA transferase family protein, whose product is MSDSTIRPLDGVRVLELGNYIAAPTAGRMLADFGAEVIKVERPETGDELRNWRLYAGTTSMLFRTINRNKKSIVLDLKTDRGRQLVLDLVRHCDVLLENFRPGTLEKWGLGPEVLNEANPDLVITRISAFGQTGPLSKRPGFAAVAEAVGGLRELVGDPDRPPVRVGVSIGDSIAGIYAAFGTVMSLFQREANRNSGGAPIELQQRIIDVALNESILSVMESLVPDYLAYGVKRERVGGRMEGIAPTNAYPCSDGASIIIAGNGDGIYGRYMQLIGRPDLAGDPDLQTNAGRWLRRDELDAAIGEWTRRHTRDEALALLDEAGVPSGPIYTAADICTDQQYAARNMIQDFAVDAGGDHLSTVGFPGIVPVIGQASLPIRNVGPDLGEHTEDVLTELLGSDATTGAHE
- a CDS encoding hydroxymethylglutaryl-CoA lyase, giving the protein MTHPYSPRAGLRDVTLRDGLQLTGKLLSTERKVEIARQLLAFGVPELEIGSMARGDLVPPMANTLDVIGELTSEELERCWVWVATPRHIEKAAAAGARRFQYCLSASNAHNQANIGRPTETSIAAFPDAARIAHDVGGSIELCIATAFTCPFEGEVALESVIAIADDPRTEGAADLVLCDTLGQAVPAQVTALFDAARTRTPQRRLVFHGHDTWGLGVANTLAAINAGAELVDGSLGGLGGCPFAPGASGNTSSEDLLFATQPHWFTPDTLAAMVGLTDTMLAELGEPNRSKTAQGARSEALAFPWVMAAETA
- a CDS encoding IclR family transcriptional regulator; the encoded protein is MSIDADDSASKHKPLLVLGKITEILDAFSLSKPSMTLGELQQATGLPTSTVQRLVTNMAAQGFLDRVGDQVRIGTRMAYWAASAMKDLDILTILKPVLAEIRDTTGETACFFRVEDRYRVCVAIAETRHALRREMHVGKIIPLHVGSAGRVLLAWNPHLAEQILAGPLESMTDTTVTSADELRTLIAKARADGYAISAGEREDSASGLSAPVFDSAGDVVGALMISGPTLRLPLAKCEEWVDLLVGYAEQVTRTLGGRIVA
- a CDS encoding nucleobase:cation symporter-2 family protein, with product MTLAKIVTEGRPAQRPVDDIPPLKRLLPLGIQHVLAMYAGAVAVPLIVGGAMVGAGQLQQSDIVHLIMADLFVAGIATIIQAVGFWRFGVRLPLMQGVTFAAVGPMITIGTTHGVTAIYGSVIACGLFMMLLAPVFGRLIRFFPPLVTGTIILIIGVSLMRVAAGWFGGGTGPSFGDPKAIGMGFFTLVVIIAIERFAPEGMRRVSILLGLMIGTVVAIPLGMTDWSHMGDYDWVGFVAPFQFGLPSFQVSSIIALLIVAIVIMTETTGDIVAVGEIVDEKITPQRLADGLRADGLGTVIGGVFNTFPYTAFAQNVGLVAITGVKTRHVATVAGVILVLLGLLPKMAAVVEGIPLPVLGGAGVALFGMVAASGVRTLTKVKFDNTNILVVAISVGVAMLTEAKLYYTNREIADTPVNVALDLYYQFPDWFQTVFHSGISAGAITAIVLNLLLNTKRDVPEEDSQLAAYDAPRGALPDPLDALRAADPSTPPERLRALAEERPELHTIIVTNPSTDRATCDWIREQGNPQVATVYEKWDDVTEGRFSKRSRD
- a CDS encoding NUDIX domain-containing protein encodes the protein MNHIRCTGTREAYRNAWMTLREDTIHRPDGSTGIYGVVDKPTYALIIARHEDSFRLVEQFRYPLGLRRWEFPQGTAPDRAELEPAELAERELREETGLRATTMTPLGMLDVAPGMSSQRGRVFLATGLTEGEPELELEEQDLRSAWFERAAVEAMIRSGEITDAQSIAAWTLLQLHERR
- a CDS encoding acyl-CoA synthetase, which codes for MLLASLNPSAVAGGADIPNAVTVGDTTLSRSDLLGAATSVAERVGGASRVAILATPSVTTVLAVTGCLIAGVPFVPVPPDVGVAERAHILSDSKAQGWLGEVPDDAGGLGHIPVRVHARSWHRYAEPHPDRAAYIMYTSGTTGAPKGVQTSRRAVAADIDGLAAAWQWSPDDVLVHGLPLFHVHGLVLGLLGSLRIGNPFVHTGKPKPELYAAAGGTMYFGVPTVWSRVVADPSAARALSAARLLVSGSAALPVPVFSRLVELTGHTPIERYGSTESLITLSTRVDGERRPGWVGLPVAGVQTRLVDEAGADVRHDGETLGQLVVRGPMLFDKYLNRPEATAEVLDDDGWYRTGDIAVIDDTGMHRIVGRESVDLIKSGGYRIGAGEIETALLGHPGVSEAAVVGVPDDDLGQRIVAYVVGTATPEELITHVGEQLSAHKRPREVRLVDELPRNAMGKVLKKELMR
- a CDS encoding VOC family protein, which produces MSLRLTEVCIDAVDVHSLGHWWSEVLGWPSEVTEDGDVQLSPPDGGPVWLFLPVPEGKSVKNRLHFDFTPDDQQAEVTRLVDLGARHVDIGQGEQSWVVLADPEGNEFCVLSARS
- the dapE gene encoding succinyl-diaminopimelate desuccinylase yields the protein MLDLRGDPIALTAALVDIPSESRHESRIADEVENALRGQASGFEIIRNGNAVLARTQYGLPTRVMLAGHLDTVPAADNVPSRREGEILHGCGTVDMKAGDAVFLHLAATIDKPAHDLTLVFYDCEEIEASANGLGRIERELPDWLHADVAVLGEPSDGFIEAGCQGTLRVVVSATGTRAHSARSWLGDNAIHKLSGVLARLSQYRARDVDIDGCVYREGMSAVRVDGGVAGNVIPDAASVTVNFRFAPDRTPAQALDHVREVFDGLDVTIEQTDAAAGALPGLQMPAAAALVKAAGGQARAKYGWTDVARFAALGIPAVNYGPGDPNLAHRRDERVHVGQITAAVDMLRGYLTAAASD